In Rhodoferax koreense, a genomic segment contains:
- a CDS encoding phosphoglycolate phosphatase yields the protein MFNVALQSPRQPFQAAIVDLDGTMVDTLGDFSAALNLMLQDLSLPPVAASKVETMVGKGSEHLIRAVLHHVQAIAPQRQAPAGSESLYDAAWASYQRHYLAINGQFSSVYPGVTEGLEALQARGWRLACLTNKPSDFARPLLAAKGLAGYFSQVFGGDAFERKKPDPLPLLKTCAALGVAPPQTLMVGDSANDAQAARAAGCPVVLVTYGYNHGEPVRGVDADAYLDSLAMLADLP from the coding sequence ATGTTCAATGTTGCTCTCCAGTCCCCGCGCCAACCCTTTCAGGCGGCCATCGTCGATCTGGACGGCACCATGGTCGACACGCTCGGCGACTTCTCGGCGGCGCTGAACCTCATGCTGCAGGATCTGTCGCTGCCGCCGGTGGCCGCGTCCAAGGTCGAGACCATGGTCGGCAAAGGGTCCGAACACCTGATCCGCGCCGTGCTGCACCACGTGCAGGCCATCGCGCCACAGAGGCAGGCACCGGCAGGCTCGGAAAGCCTGTACGACGCAGCGTGGGCCAGTTACCAGCGGCACTACCTGGCCATCAACGGCCAGTTCTCCAGTGTCTACCCGGGCGTGACCGAGGGTCTGGAAGCCCTGCAGGCGCGCGGCTGGCGCCTCGCCTGCCTGACCAACAAGCCGAGCGATTTCGCCCGTCCCCTGCTGGCCGCCAAGGGCCTGGCCGGCTACTTCAGCCAGGTCTTCGGTGGCGATGCCTTCGAGCGCAAGAAGCCCGATCCGCTGCCGCTGCTCAAGACCTGCGCGGCGCTGGGCGTGGCGCCGCCGCAGACGCTGATGGTCGGTGATTCGGCCAACGACGCGCAGGCCGCGCGCGCGGCGGGCTGCCCGGTGGTGCTGGTGACCTATGGCTACAACCATGGCGAGCCGGTGCGCGGGGTGGATGCCGACGCCTATCTGGACAGCCTGGCCATGCTCGCCGACCTGCCCTGA
- a CDS encoding transglutaminase-like domain-containing protein, with the protein MRLFAGCDLTLEASEPCPTVAMLRPRSGLAQWLASESYQFDPPVRPTEYVDTYGNLCQRFEIAPGPMRIRWSAIVETDEFIAVEPNAPATPVSDMPSDVLQFLLQSRYCPSDKMSEQAQQIAGHLPAGYAQVEAIRAWVHQHIAYRYGVSEATTDAMDTLEAGAGVCRDFSHIGISFCRALHIPARMVVGYLYQLDPMDLHAWFEAYIDGRWYTFDATQDQPRGGRIVVAYGRDAADVAFISNYAGLSTKSLTAWVQLDNGQPLF; encoded by the coding sequence ATGCGTTTATTTGCCGGCTGCGACCTCACCCTGGAAGCCTCCGAGCCTTGCCCCACCGTGGCCATGCTGCGCCCCCGCAGCGGCCTGGCGCAGTGGTTGGCCAGTGAGAGCTACCAATTTGACCCGCCCGTGCGGCCCACCGAGTATGTGGACACCTACGGCAACCTGTGCCAGCGGTTCGAGATCGCGCCGGGGCCGATGCGCATTCGCTGGAGTGCCATCGTCGAGACCGACGAATTCATCGCCGTCGAGCCGAATGCGCCGGCCACGCCTGTCAGCGACATGCCGTCGGACGTACTGCAGTTCCTGCTGCAAAGCCGCTACTGCCCCAGCGACAAGATGAGCGAGCAGGCTCAGCAGATCGCCGGTCACCTGCCTGCGGGCTACGCCCAGGTCGAGGCGATCCGGGCCTGGGTGCACCAGCACATCGCGTACCGCTACGGCGTGAGCGAGGCCACGACCGATGCCATGGACACGCTGGAGGCAGGCGCGGGCGTGTGCCGCGATTTTTCCCATATCGGCATTTCCTTCTGCAGGGCGCTGCACATACCCGCGCGCATGGTGGTGGGCTACCTGTACCAACTCGACCCCATGGACCTGCACGCCTGGTTCGAGGCGTACATCGATGGCCGCTGGTACACCTTTGACGCGACGCAGGACCAGCCCAGGGGCGGGCGCATCGTCGTGGCCTATGGCCGGGACGCGGCCGATGTCGCTTTCATCTCCAACTATGCCGGC